Proteins co-encoded in one Kribbella qitaiheensis genomic window:
- a CDS encoding SMP-30/gluconolactonase/LRE family protein produces the protein MFRRTAAVVALLTLAAAAPASAVQVSAEAPAVRAGAWPGTISGQTADRYPEGVTWDPSRQAFLVGSIATGRVDVVDRHGRSKQLVGAAPGISTFGLHVDVARNRFLVTYADIGSGERSSDATAGKQSGVAIYNLRTGHLEHRVDLNTPALNPAGGKHGANDLAVDGRGNAYVTDPAGDAIYRITPGGKASVLVRDARLASPTIGMNGIVWDPAGYLLAVRYDTGLLLRISPTGAISEVKLPKALVGGDGLALTADRKLVAVTNKLGAPGVEEVTVLRSTDNYRSARVVVAKAWPVGGPTTVALSPHGMYVLSGRLDVLLAGGQSDEFDLHRF, from the coding sequence ATGTTCCGACGCACAGCGGCAGTCGTCGCTCTGCTCACGCTCGCCGCCGCGGCGCCCGCGTCCGCAGTACAGGTCAGTGCTGAGGCGCCGGCGGTACGGGCCGGTGCGTGGCCGGGGACGATCAGCGGGCAGACCGCTGATCGGTATCCGGAGGGGGTGACCTGGGACCCGAGCCGGCAGGCGTTCCTGGTCGGGTCGATCGCGACCGGGCGGGTAGATGTGGTCGACCGTCATGGTCGGTCGAAGCAGTTGGTCGGTGCGGCACCGGGGATCTCGACCTTCGGGCTGCATGTGGATGTGGCGCGGAACCGGTTCCTGGTGACGTATGCGGATATCGGCAGTGGTGAGCGGTCTTCGGATGCGACGGCGGGCAAGCAGTCCGGTGTCGCGATCTACAACCTGAGGACCGGGCACTTGGAGCACCGGGTCGATCTCAATACGCCGGCGTTGAATCCGGCGGGTGGCAAGCATGGTGCGAATGACCTCGCGGTCGATGGTCGCGGCAATGCGTACGTCACGGATCCCGCGGGGGATGCGATCTACCGGATCACCCCTGGTGGAAAGGCGTCAGTGCTGGTCCGGGACGCGCGGCTGGCGTCGCCGACGATCGGGATGAACGGGATCGTCTGGGATCCGGCCGGCTACCTGCTGGCCGTCCGGTACGACACCGGCTTGTTGTTACGGATCTCGCCGACCGGTGCGATCTCCGAGGTGAAGTTGCCGAAGGCGCTGGTCGGTGGCGATGGGCTTGCACTGACGGCCGATCGCAAGCTGGTTGCCGTCACCAACAAGCTCGGGGCGCCGGGTGTCGAAGAGGTGACCGTGCTGCGGAGTACGGACAACTACCGCTCGGCGCGAGTCGTGGTGGCGAAGGCCTGGCCTGTCGGCGGTCCGACCACGGTGGCGTTGAGTCCGCACGGGATGTACGTGCTGAGCGGACGGCTCGACGTCCTGCTCGCCGGCGGCCAGTCGGACGAGTTCGACCTGCATCGCTTCTGA
- the meaB gene encoding methylmalonyl Co-A mutase-associated GTPase MeaB: MPRRTDPVAELVERAREGESRSVARLISLVEDESPLLREVMAALAPHAGHAHIIGITGSPGVGKSTSTSALVTAYREAGKRVGVLAVDPSSPFSGGALLGDRVRMQDHATDAGVFIRSMASRGHLGGLAWTTPQALRVLDAAGFDVVLVETVGVGQSEVEIAGMADTTLILLAPGMGDGIQAAKAGILEVGDIYVVNKADRDGVQNLTRDLRSMLGLAERKAGDWTPPILKTVASRNEGVAEVVAAIEDRLSWMSANGVLTERRRARARDEIEAIAMTALRNRFAHLHGDARLDVLATKVANGNTDPYTAADELIAAL, from the coding sequence ATGCCCCGACGGACAGACCCGGTCGCCGAACTTGTCGAGCGTGCCCGGGAAGGTGAATCGCGCTCGGTCGCCCGGCTGATCTCGCTGGTCGAGGACGAATCACCGTTACTGCGCGAGGTGATGGCCGCGCTGGCCCCGCATGCGGGGCACGCGCACATCATCGGCATCACGGGGTCGCCCGGCGTCGGGAAATCCACGTCCACCTCGGCGCTGGTCACGGCGTACCGCGAAGCCGGCAAGCGCGTCGGCGTACTGGCTGTCGACCCGTCGTCGCCGTTCTCCGGCGGCGCGCTGCTCGGCGACCGCGTGCGGATGCAGGACCACGCCACCGACGCCGGTGTGTTCATCCGCTCGATGGCTTCGCGCGGGCATCTCGGCGGGCTGGCCTGGACGACTCCGCAGGCGTTGCGGGTGCTCGACGCGGCCGGGTTCGACGTCGTCCTGGTCGAGACCGTCGGGGTCGGTCAGTCCGAGGTGGAGATCGCCGGGATGGCCGATACGACGCTGATCCTGCTCGCGCCGGGGATGGGCGACGGGATCCAGGCGGCCAAGGCCGGCATCCTCGAGGTCGGCGATATTTACGTTGTGAACAAGGCGGATCGCGACGGCGTCCAGAACCTCACCCGCGACCTGCGCTCGATGCTCGGCCTGGCCGAACGCAAGGCCGGCGACTGGACCCCGCCGATCCTCAAAACCGTTGCATCCCGCAACGAAGGCGTCGCCGAGGTGGTCGCCGCGATCGAGGACCGGCTGAGCTGGATGAGCGCCAACGGCGTCCTCACCGAACGCCGCCGGGCCCGCGCCCGCGACGAGATCGAGGCGATCGCGATGACGGCGCTCCGCAACCGCTTCGCCCACCTCCACGGCGACGCCCGCCTCGACGTCCTCGCCACCAAGGTCGCCAACGGCAACACCGATCCCTACACCGCCGCCGACGAACTCATCGCCGCCCTCTGA
- a CDS encoding PH domain-containing protein produces the protein MAGIGLFRIFDPKVRRHLISDEGEVVIDEVRHHWVVFAVPMLEVALATALLITMLWLPLKGAGVLLVLVLVLLSHSFWRFLTEHRDRFVVTNMRVMRIRGVFSQTVATTPIARILDITLQKPLIGRMFGYGHFVFESAAQDQGFREIKYVSRPDDRDLTIQRVIQRTGLRASASVDVVQGDDDDSDDDGTGPIGMDTAQEIVTTSTKTAPAPAHQHTRVAGNASKSIFNSERGNWTDDPDRD, from the coding sequence ATGGCCGGAATAGGCCTCTTCAGGATCTTCGATCCGAAGGTCAGGCGCCATCTGATCTCGGACGAGGGCGAGGTCGTCATCGACGAGGTGCGCCACCACTGGGTGGTGTTCGCCGTGCCGATGCTCGAGGTAGCCCTCGCGACCGCGTTGCTGATCACGATGCTGTGGCTCCCGCTGAAGGGTGCCGGCGTCCTGCTGGTGCTCGTGCTGGTCCTGCTCTCGCACTCGTTCTGGCGATTCCTGACCGAGCACCGGGACCGGTTCGTGGTCACGAACATGCGGGTGATGCGGATCCGTGGCGTCTTCTCGCAGACCGTCGCGACCACCCCGATCGCGCGAATCCTCGACATCACCCTGCAGAAGCCGCTCATCGGGCGGATGTTCGGCTACGGCCACTTCGTCTTCGAGTCCGCCGCGCAGGACCAGGGTTTCCGCGAGATCAAGTACGTCAGCCGGCCCGACGACCGCGATCTGACCATCCAGCGAGTCATCCAGCGAACCGGACTGCGAGCCTCTGCCAGCGTCGATGTCGTCCAGGGAGACGACGACGATTCCGACGACGACGGTACGGGCCCGATCGGGATGGATACCGCCCAGGAGATCGTCACCACCTCGACCAAGACGGCTCCCGCCCCGGCGCACCAGCACACCCGGGTCGCAGGCAACGCCTCCAAGTCGATCTTCAACTCCGAGCGCGGCAACTGGACGGACGACCCGGACCGCGACTGA
- a CDS encoding NAD-binding protein, whose protein sequence is MVVCGSDRTMLRVITELVSSGEHVTAVVNPASRHFERISELGAQVLGVRVVSESVLRRAGIDSAAGKPSAARALVLLDADDVHNVHTALTARDMDPNLKIVIQMVNPRLGGQLHNLLGDCVVISGPSLAAPAFVADALEDDELTWFEVGGRRLVAGPAKLIQAPHLTVLADTTSSATPELLPSASADPAGDIVVGTGLRNIWRTKDVRRAGWLMATRDVIDRRVRIIAGVMAGLILTGTALTHWIAHVEWLRALYLAAGAVTSAGIEDNTFSNAKPWAKVAAVVVQLTGIVLMALLTAVIVDSLIGARLSRVIGGVRGRPRNHVIVCGLGTVGARVLEILNERGVAVVGVEHDDDAPGVQTAHRLRIPVVIGDSSNEETLRLAGVQRADSVLAITNGDITNLESAMVVRELNPTARITMRMFDHDLAQRVERQLELGHSRSVSMLVAPAVAAAVANRRSQATVPAGRRVLLLTEVTVERDSVAVGRRLGELDEAGGLRVLARQDNGDWDWDPAFDRTLKAGSRLAVAGTRSGLARLLLATRAPHRSGPSERIGL, encoded by the coding sequence GTGGTCGTCTGCGGATCCGACCGGACGATGCTCCGGGTGATCACCGAGCTGGTCAGCTCGGGCGAACACGTGACCGCGGTGGTCAATCCGGCGTCGCGGCACTTCGAACGGATCAGCGAGCTCGGCGCCCAGGTGCTGGGCGTCCGGGTCGTCAGCGAGTCCGTACTACGCCGCGCTGGCATCGATTCCGCAGCCGGCAAGCCGTCGGCCGCGCGAGCGCTGGTGCTGCTCGATGCCGACGACGTCCACAACGTGCACACGGCGCTGACCGCCCGGGACATGGACCCGAACCTCAAGATCGTCATCCAGATGGTCAATCCGCGACTGGGCGGCCAGTTGCACAACCTGCTCGGCGACTGCGTGGTCATCTCCGGGCCTTCGCTCGCGGCGCCTGCCTTCGTCGCCGACGCGCTGGAGGACGACGAACTGACCTGGTTCGAGGTCGGCGGGCGCCGGCTGGTCGCCGGGCCGGCCAAACTCATCCAGGCACCTCACTTGACCGTGCTCGCCGACACCACGTCGTCCGCGACTCCCGAGCTGCTGCCGTCGGCGAGCGCGGACCCGGCCGGTGACATCGTGGTGGGGACCGGCCTGCGCAACATCTGGCGTACCAAGGACGTCCGCCGGGCCGGCTGGCTGATGGCGACCCGGGACGTGATCGACCGGCGGGTCCGGATCATCGCGGGGGTGATGGCCGGGCTGATCCTGACCGGTACGGCGCTCACGCACTGGATCGCCCACGTCGAGTGGCTCCGGGCGCTCTACCTGGCAGCCGGCGCGGTGACGTCTGCCGGGATCGAGGACAACACCTTCTCGAATGCCAAGCCCTGGGCGAAGGTGGCCGCGGTCGTCGTCCAGCTCACCGGGATCGTGCTGATGGCACTGCTGACCGCGGTGATCGTCGACTCGCTGATCGGCGCCCGCCTGTCCCGGGTGATCGGCGGCGTTCGCGGCCGGCCGCGCAACCACGTGATCGTCTGCGGGCTGGGCACGGTCGGCGCCCGGGTGCTCGAGATCCTGAACGAGCGAGGCGTCGCGGTGGTCGGGGTGGAGCATGACGACGACGCCCCCGGCGTACAGACCGCTCATCGATTACGGATCCCGGTGGTGATCGGGGACAGCAGCAACGAGGAGACGCTGCGGTTGGCCGGTGTCCAGCGGGCCGATTCGGTGCTCGCGATCACCAACGGCGACATCACCAATCTCGAGTCGGCGATGGTGGTCCGCGAGCTGAACCCCACCGCCCGGATCACGATGCGGATGTTCGACCACGACCTGGCCCAGCGGGTCGAGCGCCAGTTGGAGCTCGGCCACAGCCGGTCGGTGTCGATGCTGGTCGCACCGGCCGTCGCGGCCGCGGTCGCGAACAGGCGCAGTCAGGCGACCGTCCCGGCCGGACGTCGCGTCCTGCTGCTCACCGAGGTCACCGTGGAGCGCGACTCGGTGGCCGTCGGCCGGCGGCTCGGCGAGCTCGACGAGGCGGGCGGTCTGCGGGTGCTGGCGCGGCAGGACAATGGCGACTGGGACTGGGATCCGGCGTTCGACCGGACCCTCAAAGCCGGCAGCAGGCTGGCCGTCGCGGGCACCCGGAGCGGGCTCGCGCGGCTGCTGCTGGCGACCCGCGCTCCACACCGTTCGGGGCCGTCGGAGAGGATAGGCCTATGA
- a CDS encoding tetratricopeptide repeat protein, with the protein MSQPNFSRPGAIDLSSLRKPAAPRPGAAPGAAPGAGAPAAGGGSYVLNVSEPTFQADVIERSVQVPVIVEFHSPRSEASLALSPILVRLSTEYAGKFLLTRIDIDANPQLAQAVGVQTVPLVIAVLRGQVVPLFQGPVGEPEARQYVEQLLTVAVANGITGRTDPVGPAGAEEEAAEPEPDPRYEAADNAVAAGDLDGAIAAYELLLKETPNDAEAKAGLARVQLVQRTRDVPAEVRTRAAENPADIEAQQLVADVDLMGGHVEDAFARLIKTIQLTAGDERDEVRKHLLELFEVVGADDERVIKARRRLMAALF; encoded by the coding sequence GTGAGCCAGCCGAACTTCTCCCGTCCCGGGGCGATCGACCTGTCGTCCCTGCGCAAGCCCGCCGCACCCCGTCCGGGCGCCGCACCCGGAGCCGCTCCCGGAGCCGGAGCCCCAGCGGCGGGCGGCGGCTCGTACGTCCTGAACGTGAGTGAGCCGACCTTCCAGGCCGACGTGATCGAGCGCTCGGTCCAGGTGCCGGTGATCGTCGAGTTCCACTCGCCGCGCTCGGAGGCGTCGCTCGCGCTCAGCCCGATCCTGGTCCGGCTGTCCACGGAGTACGCCGGAAAGTTCCTGCTCACCCGGATCGACATCGACGCGAACCCGCAGTTGGCGCAGGCCGTCGGCGTGCAGACCGTGCCGCTGGTGATCGCCGTACTGCGCGGGCAGGTGGTCCCGCTGTTCCAGGGGCCCGTCGGTGAGCCCGAGGCTCGTCAGTACGTCGAGCAGTTGCTCACCGTCGCTGTTGCCAATGGCATCACGGGCCGCACGGATCCGGTCGGTCCGGCCGGTGCCGAAGAAGAGGCCGCCGAGCCCGAGCCGGACCCGCGGTACGAGGCAGCTGACAACGCTGTTGCCGCCGGTGACCTCGACGGCGCGATCGCGGCGTACGAGCTGTTGCTCAAGGAGACCCCGAACGACGCCGAGGCCAAGGCCGGCCTGGCCCGCGTCCAGCTGGTGCAGCGGACCAGGGACGTCCCGGCCGAGGTCCGGACCAGGGCCGCCGAGAACCCGGCCGACATCGAGGCGCAGCAGTTGGTCGCCGATGTGGACCTGATGGGCGGGCACGTCGAGGACGCTTTCGCCCGGCTGATCAAGACGATCCAGCTGACCGCGGGCGACGAGCGCGACGAGGTCCGCAAGCACCTGCTCGAGCTCTTCGAGGTGGTCGGAGCCGACGACGAACGCGTGATCAAGGCCCGCCGTCGCCTGATGGCCGCCCTGTTCTGA
- a CDS encoding maleylpyruvate isomerase family mycothiol-dependent enzyme, with protein MSMPPERAAFYLSCLRADSERFAEVARLGLAADVPACPGWTVEDVVRHLATVYLHKVEILRLGALPDPWPPEFGDRDLLDLYDEARASVVTALEQAGTDLTTWTFSPYDSTSAFWYRRMALETAVHRVDIEQAHGVPTPIDSELAVDGIDEILTLMLGGPWWAEGDTKYPVDATIRITTEGRSWTIRLDATSATVTPGSDGDVDAEVFGDPNEIYLWLWGRGKLNLTQAAGDDQAVEAFRSRMAETTT; from the coding sequence ATGTCTATGCCGCCTGAGCGTGCCGCGTTCTATCTGTCCTGTCTACGTGCTGATTCGGAGCGCTTCGCCGAAGTTGCCCGGCTAGGGCTCGCGGCCGATGTGCCGGCTTGCCCCGGCTGGACCGTCGAGGATGTCGTGCGACACCTCGCGACCGTCTACCTGCACAAGGTCGAGATCCTTCGCCTCGGCGCGCTACCGGATCCGTGGCCGCCGGAGTTCGGCGACCGGGATCTGCTCGACCTGTACGACGAGGCACGCGCCTCGGTGGTCACCGCTTTGGAGCAAGCCGGTACCGACCTGACCACCTGGACGTTCTCGCCGTACGACAGCACGTCAGCCTTCTGGTATCGCCGGATGGCGCTGGAGACAGCGGTCCACCGCGTCGACATCGAGCAGGCGCACGGCGTCCCCACCCCGATCGACAGCGAACTCGCCGTCGACGGCATCGACGAGATCCTCACGCTGATGCTGGGCGGACCGTGGTGGGCGGAAGGCGACACCAAGTACCCCGTCGACGCGACCATCCGCATCACCACCGAAGGCCGCTCCTGGACGATCCGCCTGGACGCGACCAGCGCGACGGTCACCCCGGGCTCCGACGGCGACGTCGACGCGGAGGTCTTCGGCGACCCCAACGAGATCTATCTGTGGCTCTGGGGCCGAGGCAAGCTGAACCTCACCCAGGCCGCCGGCGACGACCAGGCAGTCGAAGCCTTCCGCTCCCGGATGGCAGAAACCACCACCTGA
- a CDS encoding acyl-CoA mutase large subunit family protein — MDAERIADGRSRWQQRYDASRRREADFTTLSGTEVEPVYGPPEGYDDPRMERIGWPGEFPFTRGLYPTGYRGRTWTIRQFAGFGNAEDTNARYKMILNSGGGGLSVAFDMPTLMGRDSDDPKALGEVGHCGVAIDSAADMDRLFKDIPLQDVTTSMTISGPAVPAFVMYLVAAERQGADITKLNGTLQTDIFKEYIAQKEWLFPPEPHLRLIGDLMEYCAANIPAYKPLSVSGYHIREAGSTAAQELAYTLADGFGYVELGLSRGLDIDTFASGLSFFFDSHLDFFEEIAKFRASRRIWARWLRDVYGAKTDKAQWLRFHTQTAGVSLTAQQPTLNVVRTAVEALAAVLGGTNSLHTNALDETLALPTDQSAEIALRTQSVLMEEIGVTNVADPLGGSWYVEALTDRIEAEAEEIFARIKEMSPDGTMTGGILRGIEDGWFMAEIADAAFEYQQKLEKGEKKIVGVNTQTDTVSGGLEILRVSHEVEIEQCRVLAARKTQRDEDLVRRTLSALVEASRGTGSLIEPMLEAARAEATMGEICHVLRIEWGEYREPARF, encoded by the coding sequence ATGGACGCCGAACGCATCGCCGACGGACGGAGCCGGTGGCAACAGCGGTACGACGCGTCGCGCCGCCGGGAGGCGGATTTCACCACCCTGTCCGGCACCGAGGTGGAGCCGGTCTACGGGCCGCCGGAGGGGTACGACGATCCCCGGATGGAGCGGATCGGCTGGCCGGGCGAGTTCCCGTTCACCCGCGGGCTCTATCCGACCGGATATCGCGGCCGGACCTGGACGATCCGCCAGTTCGCCGGCTTCGGCAACGCCGAGGACACCAACGCGCGGTACAAGATGATCCTCAACTCCGGCGGCGGCGGCCTCTCGGTCGCGTTCGACATGCCGACGTTGATGGGCCGCGACTCCGACGATCCGAAGGCTCTCGGCGAGGTCGGCCACTGCGGCGTCGCGATCGATTCCGCGGCTGACATGGACCGGTTGTTCAAGGACATCCCGCTGCAGGACGTCACCACGTCGATGACGATCTCCGGACCCGCCGTACCGGCCTTTGTGATGTACCTGGTCGCGGCCGAGCGCCAGGGCGCCGACATCACCAAGCTCAACGGCACGCTGCAGACCGACATCTTCAAGGAGTACATCGCCCAGAAGGAGTGGCTGTTCCCGCCGGAGCCGCACCTGCGCCTGATCGGTGACCTGATGGAGTATTGCGCCGCCAACATCCCGGCGTACAAGCCACTCAGTGTCTCCGGCTATCACATCCGCGAGGCCGGTTCGACGGCCGCGCAGGAGCTCGCGTACACGCTGGCCGACGGCTTCGGGTACGTCGAGCTCGGCCTCAGCAGGGGCCTCGACATCGACACCTTCGCCTCCGGGTTGTCGTTCTTCTTCGACAGCCACTTGGACTTCTTCGAGGAGATCGCCAAGTTCCGCGCCAGCCGCCGGATCTGGGCCCGCTGGCTGCGCGACGTCTACGGCGCCAAGACCGACAAGGCCCAGTGGCTGCGCTTCCACACCCAGACCGCCGGTGTCTCGCTGACCGCCCAGCAGCCGACACTCAACGTCGTCCGTACCGCGGTGGAGGCGCTCGCCGCGGTGCTCGGTGGCACGAACTCCCTGCACACCAACGCACTCGACGAGACGCTCGCGCTGCCGACCGACCAGTCGGCCGAGATCGCGCTGCGGACCCAGTCGGTGCTGATGGAGGAGATCGGCGTCACCAACGTCGCCGACCCGCTCGGTGGTTCCTGGTACGTCGAGGCGCTGACGGACAGGATCGAGGCGGAGGCCGAAGAGATATTTGCCCGGATCAAGGAGATGAGTCCGGACGGCACGATGACCGGCGGCATCCTGCGCGGCATCGAGGACGGCTGGTTCATGGCCGAGATCGCCGACGCCGCCTTCGAGTACCAGCAGAAGCTCGAGAAGGGCGAGAAGAAGATCGTCGGGGTGAATACCCAGACCGACACGGTGTCCGGCGGACTGGAGATCCTCCGGGTCAGCCACGAGGTCGAGATCGAGCAGTGCCGGGTGCTGGCGGCACGCAAGACGCAACGCGACGAGGACCTCGTACGTCGTACGCTATCGGCGCTGGTCGAGGCATCCCGCGGGACCGGCAGTCTGATCGAGCCGATGCTGGAGGCTGCGCGTGCCGAGGCCACGATGGGGGAGATCTGTCACGTTCTTCGGATCGAATGGGGCGAGTACAGAGAACCCGCCCGCTTCTGA
- a CDS encoding MarR family winged helix-turn-helix transcriptional regulator, translating to MRMSFEERLGSHLKRVEQELTTVKSAAVKPAGLTVPQYAALFVLDEQPGISAAELARRCLVTPQTMTTILRNLESAELIERTPHPLHRHVIETRTTPAGRKALDQADERAAGVERRLAAAFTTEELDTLRALLARVSEQLTTDPILNS from the coding sequence ATGCGGATGTCATTCGAAGAGCGGCTGGGCAGCCACCTCAAGCGGGTCGAGCAGGAACTCACCACGGTGAAGTCGGCCGCGGTGAAGCCGGCCGGGCTGACCGTCCCGCAGTACGCGGCGCTCTTCGTCCTGGACGAACAACCCGGGATCTCGGCCGCCGAGCTGGCCCGGCGCTGCCTGGTGACGCCTCAGACGATGACCACGATTCTGCGCAACCTGGAGTCGGCCGAGCTGATCGAGCGCACCCCGCATCCGCTGCACAGGCACGTGATCGAGACGCGCACGACCCCGGCCGGCCGGAAAGCCCTCGACCAGGCAGACGAGCGGGCCGCCGGGGTGGAACGCCGCCTGGCCGCCGCCTTCACCACAGAAGAGCTGGACACCCTCCGCGCCTTGCTGGCGCGGGTGTCGGAACAGCTGACAACCGACCCGATCCTCAACAGCTAA
- a CDS encoding MurR/RpiR family transcriptional regulator has protein sequence MSAGESLEVRIHGLLPALSPAQRQVADEVLRDPAAAASSTIGELAARCATSLPSVTRFCLALGLSGYAELRLALAAESGRTSASWELGTGGEVGADDSLGDVLRTLLRADTRALEDTVSELDLRALGEAVRAISDARRVDLYAVGGSATVAEDLRLRLHRIGRGANCWSDVHNALTSAALLGAGDVAIGLSHSGETVEVLEPLARARSQGARTVAITNYPRSPVAREADVVLVTAARDVTFRTGGLAGRHAQMIVLDALYIGVAQRDYSLAEQAFDVTAEAVAGHRVPR, from the coding sequence ATGAGTGCTGGGGAGTCGTTGGAGGTCCGGATCCATGGGTTGTTGCCGGCATTGAGTCCGGCTCAGCGCCAGGTCGCGGACGAAGTACTGCGGGATCCTGCCGCTGCGGCGTCGTCGACGATCGGGGAGTTGGCTGCTCGTTGCGCGACCTCGCTGCCGAGTGTCACCCGCTTCTGCCTGGCCCTCGGCCTGAGTGGGTACGCCGAGCTTCGGCTGGCGCTGGCGGCCGAAAGCGGACGAACCAGTGCGAGCTGGGAGCTTGGAACCGGCGGCGAAGTCGGTGCCGACGATAGTCTGGGCGACGTACTGCGTACGTTGCTGCGGGCGGACACACGTGCTCTGGAGGACACAGTGTCCGAGTTGGACCTACGTGCCCTCGGGGAGGCAGTCCGGGCGATCTCCGATGCCCGGCGGGTCGACCTGTACGCCGTGGGTGGATCGGCCACTGTTGCCGAAGACCTGCGGTTGCGGCTGCATCGGATCGGTCGTGGCGCGAACTGCTGGAGCGATGTCCACAACGCGCTGACCAGTGCGGCGCTGCTCGGTGCTGGTGATGTCGCGATCGGGCTGTCGCACAGCGGCGAGACTGTCGAAGTGCTGGAGCCGCTAGCGCGAGCCCGGAGTCAGGGTGCGCGCACTGTTGCCATCACCAACTACCCGAGATCACCGGTGGCACGGGAGGCGGACGTAGTACTGGTCACCGCTGCACGCGATGTCACCTTCCGCACTGGCGGTCTGGCTGGGCGGCACGCGCAGATGATCGTGCTCGACGCGCTGTACATCGGTGTGGCGCAGCGCGACTACTCCCTGGCTGAGCAGGCTTTTGACGTCACTGCCGAGGCTGTTGCCGGGCATCGCGTGCCGCGTTGA
- a CDS encoding dienelactone hydrolase family protein, with the protein MVAISERSPMAEVLLFHHALGLTSGITAFADELRAAGHTVHTPDLFKGRTFETIEDGVGHAKEVGFGEILERGTRSADKLPAELVYAGFSLGVVSAQKLAQTRPGAKGALLYYSCVPVSEFGSAWPKGVPVQIHGMDADPYFVDEGDIDAARELVAGTSDAELFTYPGDQHYFADSTLPSYDATAAELLTTRTLTFLKNL; encoded by the coding sequence GTGGTTGCGATCAGTGAAAGGTCACCAATGGCTGAGGTTCTGTTGTTCCACCACGCGCTGGGGCTCACGTCCGGCATCACCGCGTTCGCGGACGAGTTGCGGGCGGCGGGGCACACCGTGCACACGCCCGATCTGTTCAAAGGCCGCACCTTCGAGACCATCGAGGACGGTGTCGGGCACGCGAAGGAGGTCGGCTTCGGCGAGATCCTCGAGCGCGGTACCCGGTCGGCCGACAAGTTGCCGGCCGAGTTGGTGTACGCCGGATTCTCGCTCGGTGTCGTCTCCGCGCAGAAGCTGGCTCAGACCCGCCCCGGCGCGAAGGGCGCCCTGCTGTACTACTCCTGCGTGCCGGTATCCGAGTTCGGATCCGCCTGGCCGAAGGGCGTGCCGGTGCAGATCCACGGCATGGACGCCGACCCGTACTTCGTCGACGAGGGCGATATCGACGCCGCCCGCGAGTTGGTCGCGGGAACCTCCGACGCGGAACTCTTCACCTATCCCGGCGACCAGCACTACTTCGCCGACAGCACCCTCCCGTCGTACGACGCGACCGCCGCCGAACTCCTCACCACCCGAACCCTCACGTTCCTCAAGAACCTCTGA
- a CDS encoding MarR family winged helix-turn-helix transcriptional regulator produces MVRKKPLPFDPIDEASRQWGRRWGAVEQMRAVTSLMRAQQIVIGELDDILKNHGLTFARFEALVLLTFSRRGSLPLGKMGERLQVHPTSVTSIVRRLEAAGLVTRTPHPDDGRAVLCEITPKGRDLVEAATADLVAADFALRGLTDQQLQMLWSVLEPLRHTAGDFT; encoded by the coding sequence ATGGTCAGGAAGAAGCCGCTGCCGTTCGATCCGATCGACGAGGCGTCACGGCAGTGGGGCCGGCGCTGGGGTGCCGTCGAGCAGATGCGGGCGGTCACGTCGCTGATGCGGGCCCAGCAGATCGTGATCGGTGAACTCGACGACATCCTGAAGAACCACGGCCTGACGTTCGCCCGCTTCGAGGCGCTCGTGCTGCTCACCTTCTCCCGCCGCGGCTCGCTCCCCCTCGGCAAGATGGGCGAACGCCTCCAGGTCCACCCGACCTCGGTGACGTCGATCGTCCGCCGCCTCGAAGCCGCCGGACTGGTCACCCGCACGCCCCACCCGGACGACGGCCGAGCCGTCCTCTGCGAGATCACCCCCAAGGGCCGCGACCTGGTGGAGGCCGCCACCGCCGACCTGGTGGCCGCGGACTTCGCCCTCCGAGGCCTGACCGACCAGCAACTCCAAATGCTCTGGTCCGTCCTGGAACCCCTCCGCCACACCGCCGGCGACTTCACCTGA